AGGGGAACTACCAATGAGGACGACCGACCCTCCTGCCACTCAAATCCATACAATCAATGAAGATCGAACCATGGCTGTTGGAGGGCAGGGATAGGTCGGGACCCCTAACCAAGGATCGAATCACTCCCCCCAATTGATGGCAGAACTCGAGGAGCTAAAGAAGAATCAGAGGACATACGCAGAGGCAGAGGCATTGTTGGCTAGAGAAAACCAGGAGCTCAAAGACAAGATGGCTCAGTGTTTAGGAGTGGTGAACCAACATGGCGAAGCTAATTCAAAGTCACCTGAGCCAAATCACGATCGAAGAATGGTCGTAACAAACGAAGCCAATCCCGAGCCTTTGAACCGATCACGTCAGGGGAAATCGACCCTCAGACCGGGATTATGTCCCCGAAGATTCAGATTACTTTGACAGTAATGACCGAAGAGCGGGACAATCCGCAGCAATAGATGACCACCACCGTGCAATAGAGGATCTTCGtgctgagatgatggccgagataaAACAGCTAAAAGCCAAGCAAGGAGGTGGAATATTAGAGGAAGTTATGGGAGAAGCTAATACTACTACTCTAGTCCCAAGCTTAGCCAAAGCTGAAATCCCCAAGAAATGTTCGATTCCAGCATTTGAATGCTATGAtagatccagtgatcccgcggatCACcttcggtattataatcgtatgtTAGCCCGGTGGGATCAGAACGATGTGGTCCTTTGCAGATATTTCCCTTCGAGCTTGAAGGGATCGGCTCTATCTTGGTTTTATAACCTGCCTCCCAACTCCATCAATTCGTACGAGCAACTTAcggaaaagttcttaagaacttacatgtataaCAAGGCTGTCCACGCTGGGATGGAAAAATTATTCTCATTGGCCATCAGATACAATGAGACGACCAGGGAATACACGGATAGATGGCATAAAATATGCCAAGCTATAGGTAATGTAGACCCGGTGGTCAGCattaactgctacaaatggggattagataAGATGAGCCCGCTGTTTGTCGAGATTCATGGGAGTGTGCCCACGACTGAAGGAGATCTTCGAGTGATCATCGAGAAACACTCTAGGTTGGAAGAAATCCAGCGAGAGAATCCAAGGGCCCAAACTCAAAGACCTCATCGAACTAACTCCGCAGAGTAGACCAGCGGATCGAAAATGGGAAGTTCAATCGAACGCCCAAACGAAGATAGGATAGGGAGAAGAGAAGATTGTCGTAACGATGATCGaaagttcgaagatcaagtttacatgAAGCTAAATACAAGTTATGCTCGAATCTTAAAAGAAATTAAGGGTCGAGAAAACTTGGAATGGCCATGGTCAAAaggaaaacaacccccaagatCTGAAAAATCGAAGTAATACTGCGATTACCACTGTTTCAATGGGCACCAAACCGAGAAGTGCAAGAACTTGAAGATAATGATCCAAAAGCTTATCGACAACGGAGACCTTAAGCAATACATAAGGAAGGAAGAAGCATATGATAGGTCAAAACGAAGCAAGCAAGTTAAATTTCCCGAAGGCAATATAATACTGAACACCATTTCATGTTCGGAATCCACGGGACCGTCACTAACAACGCATATTGGGAAAAGGTTGAGAAAGCAGTTCGAAGACTACTGCGAGCTGTATAAAATAGATGGGGTAGAAATCGACGATCATGAGCAATGGATGGATGCACCAATAACTTTCGAggcagacgatgtggaagaagacatggaagatcaCAATGATCCCCTGGTCCTCACACTGCCCGTAGCAGGGTGCAacatcaagaaaattctcattgaCGGAGGAAGTTCAGTAAATTTCTTGTTCTATGATACGTTCAAACGAATGGAGCTAAACTATGAGCAGCTGATATCTTCGTATCATACCATTTATGG
This is a stretch of genomic DNA from Papaver somniferum cultivar HN1 chromosome 1, ASM357369v1, whole genome shotgun sequence. It encodes these proteins:
- the LOC113303920 gene encoding uncharacterized protein LOC113303920, which encodes MIQKLIDNGDLKQYIRKEEAYDRSKRSKQVKFPEGNIILNTISCSESTGPSLTTHIGKRLRKQFEDYCELYKIDGVEIDDHEQWMDAPITFEADDVEEDMEDHNDPLVLTLPVAGCNIKKILIDGGSSVNFLFYDTFKRMELNYEQLISSYHTIYGFNGAPTKPLGDIVLQLDAGPMKIDIRFSVVDAPSPYNAIIGRRWVHKLKGIASTYHQ